A part of Lagopus muta isolate bLagMut1 chromosome 26, bLagMut1 primary, whole genome shotgun sequence genomic DNA contains:
- the MYO1F gene encoding unconventional myosin-If produces the protein MGSKERFHWQSHNVKQSGVDDMVLLAKISEEAIVENLKKRFMDDYIFTYIGPVLISVNPFKQMPYFTDREIELYQGAAQYENPPHIYALTDNMYRNMLIDGENQCVIISGESGAGKTVAAKYIMGYISKVSGGGEKVQHVKDIILQSNPLLEAFGNAKTVRNNNSSRFGKYFEIQFSRGGEPDGGKISNFLLEKSRVVSQNEHERNFHVYYQLIEGASQEQRQNLGIMSPDYYYYLNQSDTYQVEGTDDRSDFLETMNAMQVIGIRGEDQQLVLQIVAGILHLGNISFREEGNYARVENADSLAFPAYLLGIDRDRLNDKITSRKMDSKWGGRSESITVTLNVEQAAYTRDALAKGLYARVFDFLVESINRAMQKPYEEYSIGVLDIYGFEIFQKNGFEQFCINFVNEKLQQIFIELTLKAEQEEYVQEGIKWTQIQYFNNKVVCDLIENKLNPPGIMSVLDDVCATMHATGEGADQTLLQKLQAAVGTHEHFNSWNSGFVIHHYAGKVSYDVNGFCERNRDVLFTDLIELMQSSEYAFIRMLFPEKLDADKKGRPTTAGSKIKKQANDLVNTLMKCTPHYIRCIKPNETKKPRDWEESRVKHQVEYLGLKENIRVRRAGFAYRRIFHKFLQRYAILTPETWPSWRGDERQGVQHLLRSVNMDPDQYQMGRSKVFVKNPESLFLLEEMRERKFDGFARVIQKAWRRHIAIRKYEQMREEASNILYNFKERRRNSINRNFVGDYLGMEERPELRQFLAKRERIDFADSITKYDRRFKPIKRDFILTPKYFYLIGREKVKKGPEKGQIKEVLKKKVEIQAVSSVSLSTRQDDFFILHEKDTDNFLESIFKTELVSLLCKRYEELTRSKLRLNFQDTLQFRVKKEGWGGGGTRTVTFTRGQGDVAALKAGGKTLTVSIADGLPRNSKPTRKEVMQSKGGGRRPPPSRSAPPAPQGNYRNGAPQFPRGDGQAKRDTYTPAQKQARAPPANALPPQNASRRSKARPPSEQNMEFLNVPDQGVAGMQRRRSVGQRPPPASRPKPLPKAAVPRCRALYQYIGQDVDELSFNVGDVIDILLEDISGWWKGRLHGREGLFPGNYVQKI, from the exons ATG ggcagcaaggAGCGCTTCCATTGGCAGAGCCACAACGTCAAGCAGAGTGGTGTGGACGACATGGTGCTGCTGGCCAAGATCTCCGAGGAAGCCATCGTGGAGAACCTCAAGAAGCGCTTTATGGATGATTACATCTTT ACCTACATTGGACCAGTGCTCATCTCTGTCAACCCCTTCAAGCAGATGCCATATTTCACCGACCGGGAGATCGAGCTGTACCAGGGGGCG GCTCAGTATGAAAATCCCCCCCACATCTATGCCCTGACGGACAACATGTACCGAAACATGCTGATCGATGGGGAGAACCAATGTGTCATCATCAG TGGAGAAAGTGGTGCTGGGAAAACAGTGGCAGCCAAATACATCATGGGCTACATCTCCAAAGTGTCCGGGGGTGGTGAAAAAGTGCAG CACGTGAAGGACATCATCTTGCAGTCCAACCCACTGCTGGAAGCCTTTGGCAACGCCAAAACCGTCCGCAACAACAACTCCAGCCGCTTT GGGAAGTACTTTGAGATCCAGTTCAGCCGGGGCGGAGAGCCAGACGGGGGGAAGATCTCCAACTTCCTGCTGGAGAAGTCACGGGTGGTGAGCCAGAATGAGCATGAGAGGAACTTCCACGTCTACTACCAG CTCATTGAAGGGGCATCCCAAGAGCAGCGCCAGAACCTGGGCATCATGAGCCCCGATTATTACTACTACTTGAACCAGTCAGACACGTACCAGGTAGAGGGCACGGATGATCGCAGTGATTTCCTTGAGACCATG AACGCCATGCAGGTCATTGGCATCCGGGGTGAGGACCAGCAGTTGGTGCTGCAGATTGTTGCTGGGATCCTACATCTGGGGAATATCAGCTTTCGGGAGGAGGGCAACTATGCCCGGGTGGAGAATGCTGACT ctctggcCTTCCCTGCCTACCTGCTGGGCATCGACCGTGACCGCCTCAACGACAAGATCACCAGCCGCAAGATGGACAGCAAGTGGGGCGGCCGCTCTGAGTCCATCACTGTCACCCTCAACGTGGAGCAGGCAGCCTACACACGGGATGCCCTGGCCAAGGGGCTCTACGCTCGTGTCTTCGACTTCCTTGTGGAG TCCATCAATAGGGCCATGCAGAAACCCTATGAGGAGTACAGCATTGGAGTGCTGGACATCTATGGCTTTGAAATATTCCAG aaAAATGGTTTTGAGCAGTTCTGCATTAACTTTGTGaatgagaagctgcagcagatcTTCATAGAGCTCACCCTGAAGGCAGAGCAG GAGGAGTACGTGCAGGAGGGCATCAAGTGGACCCAGATCCAGTACTTCAACAACAAAGTGGTGTGCGACCTGATAGAGAACAAACTG AACCCCCCTGGGATCATGAGCGTCCTGGATGATGTCTGTGCCACTATGCACGCTACCGGCGAGGGTGCAGACCAGAccctgctgcagaagctgcaggcGGCCGTGGGGACCCACGAGCACTTCAACAGCTGGAACTCAGGCTTCGTCATCCACCACTATGCAGGCAAG GTCTCCTATGATGTGAACGGTTTCTGTGAGCGCAACCGGGACGTGCTCTTCACTGATCTGATCGAGCTGATGCAGAGCAGCGAATA tgctttcatccGGATGCTTTTCCCAGAAAAGCTCGATGCTGACAAAAAGGGCCGCCCAACCACTGCAGGCTCCAAAATCAAG AAGCAGGCTAACGACCTGGTGAACACGTTAATGAAGTGCACGCCACACTACATCCGCTGCATCAAGCCCAACGAGACCAAGAAACCACGGGACTGGGAGGAAAGCAG GGTGAAGCACCAAGTGGAGTACCTGGGACTGAAGGAGAACATCCGTGTGCGCCGGGCAGGTTTTGCCTACCGCCGAATTTTCCACAAATTCCTGCAACG CTACGCCATCCTCACCCCTGAGACGTGGCCATCGTGGCGTGGGGATGAGAGGCAAGGCGTGCAGCACTTGCTTCGCTCCGTCAACATGGACCCGGACCAGTACCAGATGGGTCGGAGCAAGGTGTTCGTCAAGAACCCCGAGTCG ctcttCCTCCTGGAGGAGATGAGGGAGAGGAAATTTGACGGCTTCGCACGGGTGATCCAGAAGGCCTGGCGTCGGCACATCGCCATCCGGAAGTACGAGCAGATGCGGGAGGAGG CCTCCAACATCCTCTACAACTTCAAAGAGCGGCGGAGGAACAGCATCAACCGGAATTTTGTGGGTGATTACCTGGGCATGGAGGAGCGGCCGGAGCTGAGGCAATTCCTGGCCAAGAGGGAACGAATCGACTTTGCCGACTCCATCACGAAATACGACCGCAGGTTCAAG CCCATCAAGCGGGATTTCATCCTCACCCCCAAATACTTCTACCTGATCGGGAGGGAGAAGGTGAAGAAAGGCCCCGAGAAGGGGCAGATCAAGGAGGTGCTCAAGAAGAAGGTGGAGATTCAGGCAGTGAGCAGTGTCTCATTAAG CACCCGGCAGGATGATTTCTTCATCCTTCACGAGAAAGACACCGACAATTTCTTGGAGTCCATCTTCAAGACAGAGCTGGTCAGCCTGCTGTGCAAGCGCTACGAGGAGCTGACCCGCAGCAAGCTGCGCCTCAACTTCCAGGACAC aCTACAGTTTCGGGTGAAGAAGGAGGGTTGGGGCGGTGGTGGCACACGCACTGTCACCTTCACCAGAGGACAGGGTGATGTGGCTGCCCTCAAAGCTGGAGGCAAAACGCTGACGGTCAGCATCGCGGATGGGCTGCCCCGGAACTCCA AGCCCACCAGGAAGGAGGTGATGCAGAGCAAAGGTGGCGGCAGGCGGCCACCACCATCCCGCAGtgcccccccagcaccccaag GTAACTACAGGAATGGTGCTCCTCAGTTCCCACGTGGGGATGGTCAGGCCAAGCGGGACACCTACACGCCAGCCCAGAAGCAGGCACGGGCACCCCCAGCCAACGCATTGCCCCCCCAGAATGCAAGCCGCCGGTCAAAGGCACGACCCCCATCTGAGCAGAACATGGAGTTCCTCAATGTCCCTGACCAGGGGGTGGCTGG CATGCAGCGGAGACGCAGTGTGGGTCAGCGGCCCCCCCCAGCCAGTCGCCCCAAGCCGCTGCCCAAAGCAGCCGTGCCGCGCTGCCGGGCACTTTATCAGTACATCGGACAGGACGTGGATGAGCTCAGCTTCAACGTGGGAGATGTCATTGACATCCTCCTGGAAG ATATCTCAGGTTGGTGGAAGGGACGGCTGCACGGCAGGGAAGGGCTTTTCCCCGGGAATTACGTGCAGAAGATCTGA
- the ZNF414 gene encoding zinc finger protein 414 isoform X1, protein MKTEKDETLPNFSLGGKYVGEGAGPMTALGSGGAPPAQDLRLLKRRPAPGKHYACSSYGCKLAFPSMQELMDHLKVHYRPTQSLEGKTFQCPTLGCTETFPSMQDLMTHMKVHYKPNRYFKCENCLLRFRTHRSLFKHLHVCSDRASSPAPPPQKAEKPTLPTASTQEKEPTAKPPPEGLPKPPTVIRHTEKEAITTVPGTDTASSLPDLPGSLEALPLVPPAPHPFPLLEPNLFGPPTLTRFSGPPPPPPPPSSVPFLSYMHPPVPFSLPTAQPRLRPCSPSHGPSASNAVWKKSQGVSVSPLLPCFGSGVTPGHSSNSRIVWEHTRGRYTCMQCPYSTASREEMTLHIEEHRKNPAPAGRMDTDVDFGVSIASFHSKLTPEMENSLYSQL, encoded by the exons ATGAAGACGGAGAAGGATGAAACTCTGCCCAACTTCTCCCTGGGTGGGAAATACGTTGGGGAGGGAGCAG GCCCCATGACAGCACTGGGGAGTGGAGGAGCCCCCCCAGCACAGGACCTGCGGCTCCTAAAGCGCCGTCCAGCCCCAG GGAAGCACTATGCCTGCTCCAGCTATGGCTGCAAATTGGCCTTCCCCAGCATGCAAGAGTTGATGGACCACCTGAAGGTGCACTACAGACCCACGCAGTCCCTTGAGG GCAAAACCTTCCAGTGCCCCACGCTGGGCTGCACAGAGACCTTCCCCAGCATGCAGGACCTCATGACCCACATGAAAGTGCACTACAAACCCAACCGCTACTTCAA ATGTGAGAACTGCCTGCTGCGCTTCCGCACCCACCGCTCCCTCTTCAAGCACCTCCACGTCTGCTCCGACCGCGCCAGCAGCCCCGCACCGCCACCCCAAAAGGCCGAGAAGCCCACCCTGCCTACCGCCTCCACCCAAGAGAAGGAACCCACAGCCAAACCACCCCCCGAGGGGCTGCCCAAGCCTCCCACTGTCATCCGGCACACGGAGAAAGAAGCCATCACCACAGTCCCTGGCACAGACACGGCCTCCAGCCTGCCCGACCTGCCCGGCTCGCTGGAAGCGCTGCCGCTCGTCCCGCCGGCCCCGCATCCCTTCCCGCTGCTGGAACCCAACCTGTTTGGCCCTCCGACCTTGACTCGCTTCTCGgggcctcctcctcctcctcctcccccttcctcgGTGCCGTTCCTCTCCTACATGCACCCCCCGGTGCCCTTCAGcctgcccacagcccagccccGCCTGCGGCCCTGCTCGCCCAGCCATGGCCCGTCAGCCTCCAACGCCGTCTGGAAGAAGAGCCAAG GTGTGAGTGTCAGCCCACTCCTCCCATGCTTTGGCTCAGGAGTGACTCCAG GGCACTCCTCCAACAGCCGGATCGTGTGGGAGCACACGCGGGGCCGCTACACCTGCATGCAGTGCCCCTACTCCACTGCCTCGCGGGAGGAGATGACTCTGCACATCGAGGAGCACCGCAAGAACCCAGCACCAGCTGGGCGCATGGACACAGACGTGG atTTTGGGGTGAGCATCGCCTCCTTCCACTCGAAGCTGACGCCAGAGATGGAGAACTCCCTATACTCGCAGCTCTga
- the ZNF414 gene encoding zinc finger protein 414 isoform X2: MKTEKDETLPNFSLGGKYVGEGAGPMTALGSGGAPPAQDLRLLKRRPAPGKHYACSSYGCKLAFPSMQELMDHLKVHYRPTQSLEGKTFQCPTLGCTETFPSMQDLMTHMKVHYKPNRYFKCENCLLRFRTHRSLFKHLHVCSDRASSPAPPPQKAEKPTLPTASTQEKEPTAKPPPEGLPKPPTVIRHTEKEAITTVPGTDTASSLPDLPGSLEALPLVPPAPHPFPLLEPNLFGPPTLTRFSGPPPPPPPPSSVPFLSYMHPPVPFSLPTAQPRLRPCSPSHGPSASNAVWKKSQGHSSNSRIVWEHTRGRYTCMQCPYSTASREEMTLHIEEHRKNPAPAGRMDTDVDFGVSIASFHSKLTPEMENSLYSQL; encoded by the exons ATGAAGACGGAGAAGGATGAAACTCTGCCCAACTTCTCCCTGGGTGGGAAATACGTTGGGGAGGGAGCAG GCCCCATGACAGCACTGGGGAGTGGAGGAGCCCCCCCAGCACAGGACCTGCGGCTCCTAAAGCGCCGTCCAGCCCCAG GGAAGCACTATGCCTGCTCCAGCTATGGCTGCAAATTGGCCTTCCCCAGCATGCAAGAGTTGATGGACCACCTGAAGGTGCACTACAGACCCACGCAGTCCCTTGAGG GCAAAACCTTCCAGTGCCCCACGCTGGGCTGCACAGAGACCTTCCCCAGCATGCAGGACCTCATGACCCACATGAAAGTGCACTACAAACCCAACCGCTACTTCAA ATGTGAGAACTGCCTGCTGCGCTTCCGCACCCACCGCTCCCTCTTCAAGCACCTCCACGTCTGCTCCGACCGCGCCAGCAGCCCCGCACCGCCACCCCAAAAGGCCGAGAAGCCCACCCTGCCTACCGCCTCCACCCAAGAGAAGGAACCCACAGCCAAACCACCCCCCGAGGGGCTGCCCAAGCCTCCCACTGTCATCCGGCACACGGAGAAAGAAGCCATCACCACAGTCCCTGGCACAGACACGGCCTCCAGCCTGCCCGACCTGCCCGGCTCGCTGGAAGCGCTGCCGCTCGTCCCGCCGGCCCCGCATCCCTTCCCGCTGCTGGAACCCAACCTGTTTGGCCCTCCGACCTTGACTCGCTTCTCGgggcctcctcctcctcctcctcccccttcctcgGTGCCGTTCCTCTCCTACATGCACCCCCCGGTGCCCTTCAGcctgcccacagcccagccccGCCTGCGGCCCTGCTCGCCCAGCCATGGCCCGTCAGCCTCCAACGCCGTCTGGAAGAAGAGCCAAG GGCACTCCTCCAACAGCCGGATCGTGTGGGAGCACACGCGGGGCCGCTACACCTGCATGCAGTGCCCCTACTCCACTGCCTCGCGGGAGGAGATGACTCTGCACATCGAGGAGCACCGCAAGAACCCAGCACCAGCTGGGCGCATGGACACAGACGTGG atTTTGGGGTGAGCATCGCCTCCTTCCACTCGAAGCTGACGCCAGAGATGGAGAACTCCCTATACTCGCAGCTCTga